One part of the Parcubacteria group bacterium ADurb.Bin159 genome encodes these proteins:
- the ssb gene encoding Single-stranded DNA-binding protein yields MNVNKAIILGNVTKDPQMRTTPNGQNVCSFSVATNRYWKDKDGNSQKEPEFHNVVCWGRLAEIASSYLKKGGLVYIEGRLQTRSWDDKTKDGVKHSRTEIVAEKLQLGPRPSGAIEPSEDKPEEIKEEEGEEEIDVDEIPF; encoded by the coding sequence GATCCTCAGATGCGGACCACGCCCAATGGACAAAATGTTTGTTCTTTCTCTGTGGCAACAAATCGCTATTGGAAGGACAAAGATGGCAATTCTCAAAAGGAACCGGAATTTCATAATGTGGTTTGTTGGGGGAGATTAGCTGAAATTGCCTCTTCTTATCTTAAAAAAGGAGGATTGGTTTATATTGAGGGAAGGCTGCAAACTCGTTCTTGGGATGATAAAACTAAAGATGGAGTAAAACATTCTCGAACGGAAATTGTCGCTGAAAAGCTACAATTAGGGCCGAGACCCAGTGGTGCTATTGAGCCGAGCGAAGATAAACCGGAAGAAATTAAAGAAGAAGAGGGAGAAGAGGAAATCGATGTTGATGAAATACCCTTTTAA
- the rpsR gene encoding 30S ribosomal protein S18, which produces MNKKEIEQKHCYFCQRGIEEIDYKNINSISKGISSFKKILPRQKTGICAKHQRKLACAIKRARFMALIPYIR; this is translated from the coding sequence ATGAACAAAAAAGAAATCGAACAAAAACATTGTTATTTTTGTCAACGAGGAATTGAAGAAATTGATTATAAAAACATTAATTCAATTTCTAAAGGAATTTCTTCTTTTAAAAAAATATTGCCTCGTCAAAAAACAGGAATTTGCGCTAAACATCAGCGTAAATTGGCTTGTGCTATAAAACGCGCTCGTTTTATGGCGCTAATCCCGTATATAAGATAA
- the rpsZ gene encoding 30S ribosomal protein S14 type Z, with the protein MATTAQIAKSKKKPKYSTRTVRRCWRCGRKRGYIRDFGLCRICFRELANRGALPGVRRSSW; encoded by the coding sequence ATGGCGACTACTGCCCAAATAGCCAAATCAAAAAAGAAACCAAAATATTCTACCCGCACGGTGCGGCGTTGTTGGCGTTGCGGACGGAAAAGAGGTTATATACGCGATTTTGGATTATGCCGCATTTGTTTTCGCGAGTTAGCTAATCGCGGCGCTTTGCCCGGGGTGCGCAGATCAAGCTGGTAA
- the efp gene encoding Elongation factor P, with amino-acid sequence MDINILKKNGLIIQWKDGLWEVKYFEHTRRPGRGGVFVKTKLKNLETGEVITKNFIEADNFKPVELRRLSAVYLYQKGDFFSFMLLPDYEEVIIPQKVIGENEKFLKEGQELEILFFENKPVNIVLPKKVALKVVEAPEAIKGDSATGPTKIVILETGIKVSTPIFVKQGETILINTETGQYVERVS; translated from the coding sequence GTGGACATTAATATCCTTAAAAAAAATGGTTTAATTATTCAATGGAAAGATGGCCTTTGGGAAGTGAAATATTTTGAACATACTCGCCGACCGGGCCGAGGAGGAGTTTTTGTTAAAACAAAATTAAAAAATTTAGAGACAGGAGAAGTAATCACTAAAAATTTTATTGAAGCTGATAATTTTAAACCAGTTGAACTTCGCCGTCTTTCTGCTGTTTATCTCTATCAAAAAGGAGATTTTTTTTCTTTTATGTTATTGCCCGATTATGAAGAAGTCATTATTCCTCAAAAAGTAATTGGAGAAAATGAAAAATTTTTAAAAGAAGGGCAAGAATTAGAAATTTTATTTTTTGAAAATAAACCAGTTAATATTGTTTTGCCTAAAAAGGTGGCTTTAAAAGTAGTGGAAGCGCCGGAAGCGATAAAAGGAGATTCAGCCACTGGTCCGACCAAAATAGTAATTTTGGAAACAGGCATAAAGGTCTCTACTCCTATTTTTGTTAAACAAGGAGAGACAATTTTGATAAATACTGAAACCGGTCAATATGTGGAAAGAGTCTCGTAG
- the rsmA gene encoding Ribosomal RNA small subunit methyltransferase A, whose amino-acid sequence MWKESRRDMVPAFLFHPKKSQNFLINNRILDKIIETAYLKKNDIVLEIGAGTGILTSRLAEKAGKVFSLEIDKTLTPILKNNLAEFSNVSLIFKNIKKVDLSVLGLLDRKYKLVANLPYSITGYVLRRFLGEKPRPEVLVLMLQEEVGKRITAQPPKMSKLSLACQFYGKPQIVLSVGRENFWPQPKVDSVLIKIELKKKLPSPETEKYFFSLIKAGFLSPRKYLINNLVKANIGDKEQLREIFKKLNLDFKIRPAELSLENWLELTKIIFN is encoded by the coding sequence ATGTGGAAAGAGTCTCGTAGGGATATGGTCCCTGCTTTTTTATTTCACCCTAAAAAAAGTCAAAATTTTTTGATTAATAATCGCATTTTAGATAAAATAATAGAAACCGCTTATCTTAAAAAAAATGATATTGTTTTAGAAATTGGCGCGGGTACAGGCATTTTAACTTCTCGTTTAGCTGAAAAGGCAGGTAAAGTTTTTTCTTTAGAAATCGACAAGACATTAACTCCAATTTTAAAAAATAATTTGGCTGAATTTTCTAATGTTTCTCTTATTTTTAAAAATATTAAAAAAGTTGATTTATCCGTTCTCGGGCTTTTAGATAGAAAATATAAATTAGTGGCTAATTTGCCTTATAGTATTACCGGCTATGTCTTACGAAGATTTTTAGGAGAAAAACCTCGGCCAGAAGTTTTAGTTTTAATGCTTCAAGAGGAAGTGGGAAAAAGGATCACCGCTCAACCGCCGAAAATGAGTAAATTATCTTTAGCTTGCCAATTTTATGGTAAGCCGCAAATAGTTTTATCTGTTGGAAGAGAAAATTTTTGGCCTCAACCAAAAGTGGATTCTGTTTTAATAAAAATTGAATTAAAGAAAAAACTCCCCTCCCCGGAGACAGAAAAATATTTTTTCTCTTTAATTAAAGCAGGGTTTCTTTCCCCTCGTAAGTATTTAATTAATAATTTAGTAAAAGCCAATATAGGGGATAAGGAGCAATTACGGGAAATTTTTAAAAAATTAAATCTTGATTTTAAAATTAGACCGGCGGAATTGTCTTTAGAAAATTGGTTGGAATTAACTAAAATAATTTTTAATTAA